TTAGGAATAACTATCAATCCCACAGTGAGATTTAGTGATTAGATGAGGTTGGCTGTAATTCAGCAGGGAGGCTATTCCAGTTATGGGGGGGAAGCAAATggatggttgtttttttttcactcttgtACTTTCATCTTTGTATGCACAAATGAAAGAGTTTAAACAAAGTTTTAAGAGATCTGGTGTTGAAATGCAGTGTTAATCCAAAGTATGTACTAGTCTGCAGATGCGCAcagaatatatttatacacatcTGCACCATATGTTCTCCTTATGCACTGTATAAAATGCCTAACAGCATTCATTTCAGGTCCATGTATTTATACTTTCCCCAGTTAACACAAACAGTTGGTATAATCACCAAATACAGAGAAGTTCTTTTCATGTATCACCACTTCCCGCTGtatctgttttctgtataaaaatgACTTGTgatactgctttgttttcagactgCTTCAGCTCTGGCGGGTTTGCTGGAAGAAGATGTCCTTTCTTCAACCAATCGCTTTGCAGACAATGCTTGGCGAGGAGCAGAAGCTTACCATTTTTTCATACTTGCACAAAGACAGCTCTATAAAGGTTCTGTAGATGCAGCACTTAAAACAGGTAGGATTTCATTTCTAAGCATGTAAAGAAACTGCTCTAATTTTACAGGCTAGCACAGGGCATACTTTTGTTTATACAGAATATGTATTTCTACTGTTGCTAGATCCATGGGATTTAAAACAGAGCCACGTAACAAACTGTAGCTGAATCTGGCTGCAGTCGAGATACTTGGGAAGTTTCTTTTTGGATACAACGGAAATGTAACTTCCCAAGTATTACCTGGTTAAATTGGACAGTCTCTTTATATATCCTAttgactgttttctttctgtccaaGTCCTTTCTTTCAATTCATGTTGGACATTCTTGTAGACAGCTTCTTAAGGTGTCTGTGGGAGTCAGAGAAATAAACAGTGCCCTCTACTTTCTCCAAGTCGTGAAGGTCCATTTCAAATACTTCTGGCATGTGGcttatttattgattgatttatttcagtgtgtttgAGGGAGGGGAAGTGCATCAACCTCAACAAGATTCTTTTAGTTGCCATTCAAATCCGCTTGGTTTTCCtttattgctgtttattttttgaaatatgTCGAATTATGAATACAGACTATATTATGATATCACTGAAAAGACTTGGGTTTATGTTGCTCAGTGGAATTATTTGCTGGACTAACAGTAATCTAAATACTAACACATAGTGACTGTTGCATAAAGAAGCTTGCATTTCTCAGGAGATGTGTAATGATGCccttggattttctttttcttatttcttagcTCTTCATTTGAGAGATTATGAAGACATCATCCCTGCAGTTGAAATCTATTCTCTTTTGGCCGTCTGTGCTTGTGCAAACAGAGCATTTGATACTTGTTCAAAAGCCTTTGTTAAACTAGAATCCTTGGAAACTCTTAGCCAGGAGCAAAGGCAGCAGTATGAAGATCTTGCTTTAGAGATATTCACAAGACATAGTCcgaagaacaacaaaaaaactgatCTGGATGATGTTCTCGAGAGGTGGGTTATACGTGTATGATACTATacaaatattaatgtttttttgggttttgttttggttggggCAGGTGTTAGCCAGTTCATAGAAAATGTGAtaaaaaattgctttatttGAGAGAATcaaaggatcatagaatggcttgggttggaagggacctcaaggatcaccaacctccaacccccccaccacaggTGGtgctgccaacctccacatttaataccagaccaggctgcccagggccccatccaacctggccttgaatgcctccaagaaTCCATCCATAgccactctgggcagcctgttctattgTAAATTGGGGAAGGAAAATGTGCAGAGAGAATTGAGATTGTTGGTGTTCCAGGAACTGGTCAGAAGGATATAAGTGTCTTAATTTGAAATATACATAGACTGAGCACAGAAGTTTTAGTACCTTTACTATAAGGTATCTCGTGCCATTAAGGTAATCACATTAAGGTAATTTGGAGTGATTGTACCCCAAATGCTGTCACTGACAAAAAAGTGTGAATATATGAGTACAGAAATTGCTTGTGAATCCATTTGATCCATTCAGTGAGTAGGATTTTTAACTTTTCAGAATCTCACTTACAGcttttacattattttcagaggaaTAAACTCAGTAGTAGTGCAGGTGTTAATTGGATCTTACCTTTATATATCCATCACTGCTTTTCTCTTAGCCATTGGATCAGCTGGTCCTAATTTGTTGGCTGCATGGTTCATGGGTGTGCATTCTGCTGTGTGAAGATTTACATACTTAGCTGTGCTAACCATATACTGCTATGTGACGCAGTAGCTTCTAATAAGGAAGAAGCACATATCTGAATAGAGAAGCACAACTTCTTTAAGtatctgtaatttattttagtgttttaaAACCATGCTTTTTTATCCTTTATGTCTTCTAAAACAGCGGAGATGGGAAGCTTCCTGTCTGTGTTGCAACAGGAGACCCAATCCTGGAGTATCGATTCTGGATGTGCAGCGTGTGTAAGCACTGTATGAAagccaaagaaagaagcaattaCAACTTCTGTCCTCTGTGCCACTGCTCAGCGTAACGGAGGTATCTGTTTCAGCTCAGAAAAAGACCTTctaaaatgattatttttctacGTATGACGTTTCAAAACTGGCACAGACAGCGCTACTGTTACAgtaacagctttaaaataaccttttttcctctgtattaaAGGCTTAAGGTAACAACATTCTTTTCCAGTTGTGAACTGAGCCTCCTTTCTGAATCACGCAACTCTACCCCCACACAAGGGGGGGCGGCTCCCCTGAGGTGACGTGCCCGCCCCGGAAGTCCCCACACAGCCCGCCATGCTGCCCAAGATGGCGGCTGACGGCACGGCCGAGCTGCTGGCGGCGGCGCACGCGCAGTTGGCGGCGCGGCAGTTGGCTGCGGCGGAGGAGCTGTACAGCCGCTTCATCGCGGGGGGCGCGGGGTACGGcggagggggggtggggggatgcGGGGCAACAGCCGCCCTCACGGCTCTGAAGGCCGCTCTGTCTCCGCGCAGAACCGGCCGCGATCTCGCCACCGCCCTCAACAATCGCGGGCAGATCAAATACCTCCGGGTGGACTTCGACGCAGCTATGGAGGATTACACGGCCGCCATCCAGAGCCAGCCCGCCTTCGAGGTGCCCTACTACAACCGGGGTCTGGTGCTCTACCGGCTGGGTACGGCCTCCCACCCGCACCGCCTCCACGGGTGACCCGGGGCAGCCTGACCACAGTCGGGCGGGGCGACCCGACCGCGACCCCTCAGCCCTGCTCCGAGCCGGGAGGAGGCTGTGCTGTCAGAGCGGCAGCCCGGGCTGGAGAGCTGCACCTGCGGGAGCCTGCAGGCTGTCGAGTCGGGGAAGCACTGGGGAGATGCGGGGTTTGAACTACAGTGTGATGGGGCTGCGGCTGGGAACGGGGATTGTTAGaatggaggaggctcaggggagacgtTACTgccctctgcagctccttgaaAGGAGGGTGTAGCgaggtgggggtcggcctcttctcccaggtaacagtgatgggatgagagggaatggcctcaggttgcagcaggggaggttCTGATATTAGGTCTGATATTAGGAAACGGTTACTCTAAGGAAGTGGTGAggatgcattggcacaggctgccacaCAGGGGGTGGTGgactcaccatccctggaggtgctcaggagcaGAGGAGATGGCAATGAGGGCCGTGGTTAGTCGGCATAGTGGGGATGGGTGGTTGGTTGGACAAggtgatcttagaagtcttttccaacctcagcgattctatgattagaagcccttcttctgttttatgtaGGTGCAGTTAAcagctggttttttttgttgttttcctttttgggcAGGATGCTTTGATGAGGCCATGAAGGATTTCAGGAAAGTTTTAGAGCTGAACCCACAGTTTGAAGATGCTGCATTAAGTCTAAAGCAGGCTATTCTTGacaaggaagcaaaacaaaagcgAGGTTATTGAAAACTCAGCTAATAGTGGGGACGTATTTTACTGAACACTTAAATGATCTTTGTCACTGATGGATGAAACAAGATCATTTATTTACGATCGCTGTGCGCTACTGGAGAAACGTCCTTCTTGGGTAAATAAGTTAAAAATGtattagaattttaaaaataaactatttttggatattggggtgttttttttgtttgtttgtttctgtattaaGAAGAACTGCAGACATTTTTAGGAGAGACCAGATGTACCTTTCATAAGGAGTTCAGCTCTTTATAAGTTCATTCTCTTCTAGAGCTACTTTTACATTTCCTGTACAGATAGCAACAGAACATACCTATTTTTTTAGTCCCAAGCAAATGATCCTAATGATGATTCTCCATCCTGTGGTGATGTGGATGATCCTGAAGCCTGTGCAGTTAGTGGTGGAAACATTATGGGAGCAGATGCCGGTCTCTGAACTTGTTTGCCTTCTTTCTGCGGTTCCCTAGCAGTCATACCAAGATTGCTTTCAGCTCTGGGGTGAGTGACTAACAGCTGCAGTGGACAAATTAAGTAAATATGATGTTTGATGGCGTAATTTAACTGTTCACAGTTTGGAAAGTGGCTCTAGGAGTTTGGGACTAATTCACAGCCACTTTCCTGGGGTTCCTACCTATAAACCTACTCTCCAAAGCCTGTTGATTCTTACCTTCGTGTAGCCTTCATTGGCAGTCCCACCGTGTGGTTTGTTCCCCATATCTGGGATTAATTTGGCAACAAGTAACTCTTCTCACCCGGTGATACCCTAAGTTAAGAAAAATGACTTGACTTCCCTGATGCATTACAGAACGTTCCAGGtactgaaggaaaacagcagcctCCAAGATCTTACTTGTTCAGAGGATATGGCAAAGAATAACATCATCCTGTGCTTTTTCCTAGTACCctgattttccttctgctgagaCACGGGGAGGAGTCACACAGCTCGCCTGTTTTGTGCTGCAAAGGcctttccttgcttttgcaGCAAGGTAGGAAAAGAGGACAGAAGGCTAGCAGGCCAAACCAGGGCATGGAACAGTCTGAGAAGTGTTTCATGTGAGGTGCAGCATGGAGGACAAGGAGGGTCATTTGCCTTTGTGCAACCCAGCTCAGCTGTACAGCAGTGCTGGCCCCTATGGGAAAGGCAGAGGTTCGAAAAGGCAAATACAACATTCCAAACTTGAAACTACTGATAGAAGGAGGATGCATTTTGTGTGTTAGTGCATTAGTGTAGGTCTGAGGTAGAGGCTGGATCTGTAACTTTCACATGTGCTGGAAGGTCTGGCTGCTTCACTAAAGCACAGCATTGGAAGGATGCACTCAAATCTAAACTGAGTGCATAAACCCAGCATGCTTGTGATTGAGCACTAAGAAGTTTGTATGCCAAGAAGAGCAACCAGACCAGGAGGAGGCAAGCAAAGTGTGGAATTTctctgctgcatctctgcaAATGTGGGAACCTGAAATGTTTGTGGAAATAGGAATGCTGGTGCATCTCACCTCctgctgtcccctcccagcCTGCCAGGGAGGGAACTATCTCCCTGCTGGCCAAGTGTTGGCTGCACAAGTAGGGAGCAACGCTGGACACCTTCCTGGCTTCCCATGTTAAAAGGAAATGATCTGGGTTATTCTACTCGCTGCACAGATGCATAGTGAGCGAACCTCGGGGGACCTgatgctctgggcagcctggtctggtggttggtgaccttgcactttgcaggggggttgaaactaggtgatctttgaggtcctttttaactcaggccattctatgattctactctATGATTCTCATCTGCGTGGAACCAGGTGGTGTCCCCTGTGCATGGAGAAAAGGGGAGTTCATGTTCACTCATCTGTATTTAACCTTCAGCCCTGGTTTATagatttcaaaatgctttttaggTGAAAACAAAGTGATgagctgctgtgagcaccaAGAATGGGGACTGTGTTGCCTCAGAAAACACATGGTAGgccagctgggctgtgcagtgctAGAACTGGACAGCAGAGCGCAGTGCATGTACAGCAGAAAGGAACACatctgccaggctgctgctggagaggagcatCCACATCTATCAGGCTGCATGAGCTGCACAAACCCACCAGACATATACCACACTTGTGTGTGTTGTCAGTCTGAATTGGCATCAATGCAATTGACAAatctttgctgctgttgaacACAGAGTCATGCTGCAGTCCCACCTTTAGTTAGCGCAGGCTAACTGAGAATGAGTTACAGGTGATTACATATCTGATCCGTCCCCGATCTCTGGAAAATAAccctttgtattttattattctcttaaagaatgttttctgtGCACAAAGACAATAAATAATCAAGCGAGTTGTTCCTTTCCCTGGTCTTAGAGCTTCTGTTCTCCCTCATTTTGTAGAGTTaggggagagaaaagcagggaaCTAACACGTTTCAGAGAAACCCAGATCAATGCAGTattgtaataaaaaacaactggTATGACATTGTGTTGCATGTGGAGGAAGCCCTAAGTAGCAGATTGCCTACCTCTTTGGAGCCAATGGTAGAACACCAGCCGGTTGCTGTTGCAAGCTAGCAAAGGGATGTTCTGTGCTTATATTagtttgtatgtatttttatttgactTTTCAGATTTTCACTTTACATTCACATGGAGGAATTGGCAGTCACTTCAAGAAGCAGCCATAATCAGGATTGGAATACATTTAGTTATCTGCAAATCCATATTTCAACAGCTGGAAGAATAATTTTCGTGATCTACAAGTCCGTATTTCGACAGCTGGAAGAAGCAAGAAGTGTTATTTTGAAGCTTGGGGTTATTTTCTGGTAcgttttctttttgtagtcaCTTCAGAGAGACAACAGGTTACACCATTTGCTAATCCTGTTGGCAGACCTTAGTGCTTTCCAGTGTTGTAGAGCTGTCCTGAGTCCCACAGTCTGAACTTTTCACTTCAAGCAAGATAGTTTTGTAATCACTGAGAGGTAGCTTCAGTGTCTGGATGCTCGTTTAGAGTagccagcacagcagagcctTTGGGTGCTGTTGGAGACACACAGCAAAGTGATGAGTGAAGCTGGAGCACTCGGTGAATAGCTCTGGTCCTCCAAAGA
This region of Excalfactoria chinensis isolate bCotChi1 chromosome 3, bCotChi1.hap2, whole genome shotgun sequence genomic DNA includes:
- the TTC32 gene encoding tetratricopeptide repeat protein 32, which codes for MLPKMAADGTAELLAAAHAQLAARQLAAAEELYSRFIAGGAGTGRDLATALNNRGQIKYLRVDFDAAMEDYTAAIQSQPAFEVPYYNRGLVLYRLGCFDEAMKDFRKVLELNPQFEDAALSLKQAILDKEAKQKRGY